Proteins from a genomic interval of Bradysia coprophila strain Holo2 chromosome X, BU_Bcop_v1, whole genome shotgun sequence:
- the LOC119085785 gene encoding histidine-rich glycoprotein-like isoform X4, with product MFKLFVVSCFLSVAAAAPGHIIHSSPVVHTIVAEPVHVHSAPVVHATPVVHAHPVAISHHPVAVSHSSSHVVHNSAPVAKVVAHHVAPVHIAHHEVHPVHHEVHPVHHGSHHVVKTVVPVVKTLVPVVHSAPISHHSSSSSVVHHPSPVVHHSSPIIAVHHH from the exons atgttcaaattg ttCGTTGTATCGTGCTTCTTGAGTGTCGCTGCGGCTGCACCAGGACATATTATCCACTCGTCACCAGTAGTCCACACGATTGTTGCCGAACCCGTTCATGTCCATTCAGCTCCAGTAGTGCATGCAACTCCGGTTGTTCATGCCCATCCAGTCGCCATATCCCACCACCCAGTCGCCGTTAGTCATTCATCATC GCACGTTGTTCACAACTCAGCTCCAGTGGCTAAAGTAGTCGCCCATCATGTAGCCCCAGTCCATATTGCTCACCATGAAGTCCATCCAGTCCACCACGAAGTCCATCCAGTACATCATGGATCCCATCATGTTGTGAAAACTGTAGTCCCAGTGGTGAAAACTCTTGTTCCCGTTGTACACTCTGCACCAATCTCGCACCATTCTTCTTCGTCATCAGTAGTACACCATCCTAGCCCAGTCGTACATCACAGCAGCCCAATCATTGCTGTCCATCATCATTAA